The following are from one region of the Myotis daubentonii chromosome 2, mMyoDau2.1, whole genome shotgun sequence genome:
- the ERGIC2 gene encoding endoplasmic reticulum-Golgi intermediate compartment protein 2: protein MRRLNRKKTLSLVKELDAFPKVPESYVETSASGGTVSLIAFTTMALLTIMEFSVYQDTWMKYEYEVDKDFSSKLRINIDITVAMKCQYIGADVLDLAETMVASADGLVYEPVMFDLSPQQKEWQRMLQLIQSRLQEEHSLQDVLFKSAIKSPIPLPSREDDLSQPPDACRIHGHLYVNKVAGNFHITVGKAIPHPRGHAHLAALVNHDSYNFSHRIDHLSFGELVPGIINPLDGTEKIAIDYNQMFQYFITVVPTKLHTYKISADTHQFSVTERERVINHAAGSHGFSGIFMKYDLSSLMVTVTEEHMPFWQFFVRLCGIIGGIFSTTGMLHGIGKFIVEIICCRFRLGSYKPVSSVPFADGHTDNHLPLLENSTH from the exons ATGAGGCGGCTGAATCGAAAAAAAACCTTAAGTTTGGTGAAAGAGTTGGATGCCTTTCCAAAGGTTCCTGAGAGCTATGTAGAGACTTCAGCTAGTGGGGGGACAG TTTCTCTAATAGCATTTACCACTATGGCTTTATTAACCATAATGGAATTTTCAGTATATCAGGATACATGGATGAAGTATGAATATGAAGTAGACAAGGATTTTTctag caaaTTGAGAATCAATATAGATATTACTGTTGCCATGAAGTGTCAGT atatTGGAGCAGATGTATTGGATTTAGCAGAAACAATGGTTGCATCTGCAGATGGTCTAGTTTATGAACCA gtaATGTTTGATCTTTCTCCACAGCAAAAAGAGTGGCAGAG GATGCTGCAGCTGATTCAGAGTAGACTACAAGAAGAACATTCACTTCAAGATGTGCTATTTAAAAGTGCTATTAAAAGTCCAATTCCCCTTCCATCAAG GGAAGATGATTTATCACAGCCTCCTGATGCTTGCAGAATTCATGGTCATCTATATGTCAATAAAGTAGCGGGGAATTTTCACATAACTGTGGGCAA gGCAATTCCACATCCCCGAGGTCATGCACATTTGGCAGCACTAGTCAACCATGACT CATACAACTTTTCTCACAGAATAGATCATTTGTCTTTTGGAGAGCTTGTTCCAGGAATCATTAATCCTTTAGATGGAACGGAAAAAATTGCTATAGATT aCAACCAGATGTTCCAATATTTTATTACAGTTGTGCCAACAAAACTGCATACATACAAAATTTCAGCAGACACCCATCAGTTTTCTGTGACAGAAAGG GAACGTGTCATTAACCATGCTGCAGGCAGCCATGGATTCTCTGGGATATTTATGAAATATGATCTCAGTTCTCTTATGGTGACAGTTACTGAAGAACATATGCCATTCTGGCAGTTTTTTGTAAGACTCTGTGGTATCATTGGAGGAATCTTTTCAACAACAG GCATGTTACATGGAATTGGAAAATTTATAGTTGAAATAATTTGCTGTCGTTTCAGACTTGGATCCTATAAACCCGTCAGTTCT GTTCCCTTTGCGGATGGCCACACAGACAACCACTTACCTCTTTTAGAAAATAGTACACATTAG